The following are encoded in a window of Vigna unguiculata cultivar IT97K-499-35 chromosome 8, ASM411807v1, whole genome shotgun sequence genomic DNA:
- the LOC114195183 gene encoding ABC transporter C family member 3-like, with protein MKNVVQHDAVGIPQEYIAIPLIIELVYSLMTVTTKGISMPFKKIPINFVSIDLSGNKFEGEIPKVIGELQALTGLNLSHNRLRGPIPQSMGNLTMLESLDLSSNMLTGRIPAEFLNMKFLEVLNLSYNHLVGEIPKGKQFCSFSNDSYKGNLGLCGDPLTMKCGQKHDEDPPPSQSLQREERFGFGWKTVAIGYGCGTVFGVGIGSFIFFMGKPKSVVRIEFCVYNTMSLVLCNVLLQASPDQSALDTDIPYQIASFAFIMIQLFGIIAVMSQAAWQVFLVFIPVVTMSIWYPQNYIPSARELSRLVGVCKAPIIQHFSETISGTSTIRSFDQQSRFQETNMKLSDGYSRPKFNIAGAMEWLCFRLDMLSLITFVFSLIFLISIPVGLIDPGLAGLAVTYGLNLNEIQAWMIWNLWNMENKIISVERILQYTCIPSEPPLVIDENRPDPSWPSNGEVDIQDLQVRYAPHLPLVLCGLTCKFHGGLKTGIVGRTGSGKSTLIQTLFRVVEPAAGQIMIDNINISSIGLHDLRSRLSIIPQDPTMFEGTIRNNLDPLEEYTDDQIWEALDKCQLGDEVRKKEGKLDSKVSENCENWSMGQRQLVCLGRVLLKKSKVLVLDEATASVDTATDNLIQKTLRKHFADSTVITIAHRITSVLDSDMVLLLSQGLIEEYDSPTRLLENKSSSFAQLVAEYTMRSKSSFEKSDGH; from the exons ATGAAGAATGTTGTTCAACACGATGCGGTTGGCATTCCACAGGAATACATTGCCATCCCACTTATTATTGAACTAGTTTATTCACTTATGACTGTAACAACAAAAGGTATTAGCATGCCCTTCAAAAAAATTCCAATAAACTTTGTGAGCATTGATTTATCAGGAAACAAATTTGAAGGAGAGATTCCAAAAGTAATTGGAGAGCTTCAAGCACTCACAGGACTTAACCTCTCCCACAACAGACTCAGGGGTCCTATTCCCCAATCCATGGGAAATTTGACAATGTTGGAATCTTTGGATCTCTCTTCAAATATGCTCACCGGTAGGATTCCTGCAGAATTCCTGAATATGAAGTTTCTTGAAGTACTTAATCTTTCCTATAATCATCTTGTGGGCGAAATACCCAAAGGAAagcaattttgttctttttcgaATGATTCCTATAAGGGAAACTTGGGCCTGTGTGGGGATCCATTGACAATGAAATGCGGCCAGAAGCATGATGAAGATCCTCCACCctcacaaagcttgcagagagAAGAGAGATTTGGATTTGGTTGGAAAACAGTGGCTATAGGATACGGTTGTGGAACAGTATTTGGAGTGGGGATTggaagttttatatttttcatggGAAAGCCAAAATCGGTTGTGAGAAT AGAATTTTGTGTGTATAATACTATGTCACTTGTGCTATGTAATGTTCTCTTGCAGGCTTCTCCAGATCAGAGTGCATTGGATACAGACATTCCTTATCAAATTGCATCATTTGCCTTCATTATGATCCAACTTTTTGGAATTATAGCAGTGATGTCTCAGGCTGCATGGCAAGTTTTCCTTGTCTTTATTCCTGTAGTCACAATGAGCATCTGGTATCCG CAAAATTATATTCCATCAGCTCGAGAACTGTCACGTTTAGTTGGAGTCTGCAAAGCACCAATCATTCAACACTTTTCTGAAACAATTTCTGGTACCTCAACCATTAGAAGCTTTGATCAGCAATCGAGATTTCAGGAAACAAATATGAAACTGAGTGATGGGTATTCTCGGCCAAAGTTCAACATTGCTGGTGCCATGGAATGGTTGTGCTTCCGCTTAGACATGTTGTCTCTTATCACTTTTGTCTTttccttaatatttttaatatctattccAGTGGGATTGATAGATCCAG GCCTTGCTGGTTTAGCGGTTACGTATGGACTAAATTTGAACGAGATACAAGCTTGGATGATATGGAATCTCTGGAATATggagaataaaattatatcagTGGAAAGAATACTTCAGTATACTTGTATTCCTAGTGAGCCTCCCCTTGTTATAGATGAAAATCGGCCAGATCCTTCTTGGCCCTCAAATGGCGAGGTTGATATACAAGATTTGCAG GTTCGCTATGCTCCACATCTTCCACTTGTGTTGTGTGGCCTTACGTGCAAATTCCACGGAGGACTGAAAACTGGCATTGTTGGGAGAACAGGAAGTGGTAAATCCACTCTCATACAAACGCTTTTCCGAGTTGTTGAGCCTGCTGCAGGGCAAATTATGATCGACAACATCAACATCTCTTCGATTGGACTTCATGATTTGAGGTCTAGACTAAGCATTATTCCTCAGGATCCTACCATGTTTGAAGGGACAATAAGAAATAATCTGGACCCTCTTGAAGAATACACTGATGATCAAATTTGGGAG GCCTTGGATAAATGTCAACTTGGAGACGAAGTtagaaagaaagaaggaaagCTTGACTCCAAAG TTAGTGAGAATTGTGAGAATTGGAGTATGGGTCAGAGACAGTTGGTCTGCCTTGGTAGGGTACTGCTTAAGAAAAGCAAGGTTTTGGTTCTTGATGAAGCCACTGCATCAGTCGATACAGCTACGGATAATTTGATTCAGAAAACTCTTAGGAAACATTTTGCTGACTCCACAGTTATTACCATTGCACACAGAATAACTTCAGTTCTTGACAGTGATATGGTTCTGCTTCTTAGTCAAG GACTTATTGAGGAGTATGACTCCCCAACAAGGTTGCTGGAGAACAAGTCATCATCTTTTGCTCAGCTTGTTGCTGAGTATACCATGAGGTCCAAGTCCAGTTTTGAGAAATCCGATGGTCACTGA
- the LOC114193639 gene encoding receptor-like protein 7, whose amino-acid sequence MGMGWLLPVLLLFHFSFSHSLCYPHDNLALLHFKASLTINIAYNDNYVYYCDDVYRSIETWENGTDCCSWSGVTCHPISGHVIALDLPCAGLQGQITANSTLFGLSHMQSLNLAFNNFSNSQIPSTIGELVSLTHLNLSSSNFEGEIPPQISHLSKLQSLDLSEIELKWEEGTWKRMLQNATHLRVLVLDQTNLSSTSMRSLNLSSSLITLSLKATGIKGKLTDDSLCLPNLQHLYLSYNSDLHVQLPSLSCSSASLNVLEISSCELYGPIPPSFSNLTHLTFLDLSENDINGSIPSYCLPNLHHLYLSFNSDLQGQLPDLSCSSASLNVLEISMCDLQGTIPPSFSNLTHLTSLDLSHNYIDGSIPPSLLTLPRLNLLHLYNNHLSGQIPNVFHQSNKFEELDLSGNNIKGELPSTISNLQHLIYFDISRNKLEGPLPNKITGFSNLTLLMLFDNLLNGTIPSWCFSLPSLEELYLSYNKFTGRIPAISSYSLQRLILHGNKLQGNISESIFNLVNLTVLYLSSNNFSGSLNFSLFSKFQNLQILGLSNLSQLSLNFESNVNYSFSSLRELDLSSMGLTEFPNLSRKTPVLEILYLSDNKLKGKVPNWLHEMDYLYDVRLDRNFLTTGVNQFSRKHQLGYLDLSFNLLSGAISSSICNASSLEVLVLSNNKLTGSIPQCLVSLPKLSDLSLESNRLNGTLPNTFANNYLWNLNLNDNRFEGPLPESLSHCMQLEVLNLGNNQLEDTFPHWLQTLPLLKVLFAG is encoded by the coding sequence ATGGGAATGGGGTGGTTGCTTCCCGTGTtgcttctcttccatttttcaTTCTCACATTCCTTGTGTTACCCCCATGACAACCTTGCGTTGCTTCACTTCAAGGCCTCCTTAACCATTAATATTGCGTATAAtgataattatgtttattattgtGATGATGTTTATCGAAGCATAGAAACATGGGAAAATGGAACAGATTGCTGCTCTTGGTCTGGAGTGACCTGTCACCCCATTTCTGGTCATGTCATTGCCTTAGACCTTCCATGCGCTGGGCTTCAAGGTCAAATCACTGCAAACAGTACCCTTTTCGGTCTTTCTCATATGCAATCACTCAACCTTGCTTTCAACAACTTCTCCAACTCTCAAATTCCATCTACCATAGGTGAGCTTGTGAGCCTCACACACCTCAACTTGTCTTCTTCAAACTTTGAAGGTGAAATTCCTCCTCAAATATCACATCTTTCCAAATTACAATCACTTGATCTCTCTGAGATTGAGTTAAAATGGGAAGAGGGCACATGGAAGAGGATGCTCCAAAATGCAACCCATTTAAGGGTGCTAGTTTTGGATCAAACAAATTTGTCATCAACTTCAATGAGGTCACTCAATTTGTCTTCCTCTTTGATCACTCTAAGTCTTAAAGCAACTGGGATAAAGGGAAAGTTGACAGATGACAGTCTTTGTTTGCCAAATCTGCAACACCTATATCTATCATATAATTCTGACCTTCATGTCCAACTTCCGAGCTTGAGTTGTAGTTCAGCTTCTCTCAATGTCTTAGAAATCTCAAGTTGTGAACTCTATGGGCCCATCCCCCCTTCTTTCTCTAACCTCACACATCTTACTTTCTTGGACCTCTCAGAAAATGACATCAATGGTTCAATTCCATCCTATTGTTTGCCAAATCTGCATCACCTATATCTATCATTTAATTCTGACCTTCAGGGCCAACTTCCGGACCTGAGTTGTAGTTCAGCTTCTCTCAATGTCTTAGAAATATCTATGTGTGATCTCCAAGGGACAATCCCTCCTTCTTTCTCTAACCTCACACATCTTACTTCATTGGACCTCTCACACAACTACATCGACGGTTCCATTCCACCCTCTCTCTTAACCCTACCACGTCTAAATCTTTTGCATCTTTATAACAATCATCTCAGTGGTCAAATACCGAATGTATTTCATCAGTCcaacaaatttgaagaattagATTTGAGTGGTAACAATATCAAAGGTGAGCTGCCATCAACAATTTCAAATCTTCAACACCTCATTTACTTCGATATATCGCGTAACAAATTAGAGGGACCTCTGCCCAACAAAATAACTGGGTTTTCAAATCTAACTCTGTTAATGTTGTTTGACAACTTGCTAAATGGTACAATTCCTTCTTGGTGTTTCTCTTTGCCATCGTTGGAAGAATTATATCTATCTTATAATAAGTTCACGGGGCGTATACCTGCAATCTCGTCATATTCCTTACAGCGTCTAATTCTGCATGGCAACAAGCTGCAGGGCAATATTTCAGAATCAATTTTCAACCTTGTCAACCTTACTGTCTTATATCTGTCATCGAACAACTTCAGTGGTTCTCtcaatttttctctcttctccaAGTTCCAAAATCTACAAATTCTTGGCCTTTCAAATTTAAGTCAATTATCACTAAACTTTGAATCAAACGTCAATTATAGTTTCTCCAGCTTGCGAGAGTTGGACTTGTCTTCTATGGGTTTGACTgaatttccaaatttatcaagaaaaacCCCAGTTTTGGAAATTCTCTATTTGTCCGACAACAAATTGAAGGGAAAGGTGCCGAATTGGTTGCATGAAATGGATTATTTATATGATGTAAGACTAGACCGAAACTTTTTGACAACAGGAGTGAACCAATTCTCTAGGAAACATCAACTCGGATATCTTGATCTAAGTTTCAATTTACTGAGTGGTGCTATCTCTTCGTCAATTTGTAATGCAAGTTCCCTCGAGGTACTCGTGTTGTCCAACAACAAGTTGACAGGCAGCATTCCACAATGCCTTGTGAGTTTACCGAAACTTTCCGACTTGAGTCTAGAAAGCAACAGACTTAATGGAACTTTACCAAATACCTTTGCAAACAATTATCTCTGGAATCTGAATCTCAATGACAACCGATTTGAAGGTCCTTTGCCAGAATCATTGTCCCACTGCATGCAATTGGAGGTTTTAAATCTTGGGAACAATCAACTGGAAGATACATTTCCCCATTGGCTTCAAACTCTACCATTGTTGAAAGTATTGTTTGCGGGATAA